Sequence from the Clostridium butyricum genome:
TGACATTTAAAGGCTTTAGTATGCCCAATAAATAAAATTAAGGAGTGAGGTTTCATGGAAAATATCACAGTGGATAGATTGATGCAAGCTGGTTGGACAAATGGAAGAAATGTTAATATTGATTCAATAGAAAAAATATTTAAAGAGAAAAGTATTGATATACCTCAAAAGATACGAGCTTTTTTGCAACAATATGGTATGTTAGAAATAAAATTTCAGAGAAAAATGCAAGCTATTGGCATTGATGAGGTGATTGAATTTAATGCAATTAAAGCGATTGGCAACAATTTAGATAGTGAGTATTTTAGAGATATTTTTGATGAATATGATATCGATGATGTTGTCTATCCAATAGGAATA
This genomic interval carries:
- a CDS encoding SUKH-3 domain-containing protein — translated: MENITVDRLMQAGWTNGRNVNIDSIEKIFKEKSIDIPQKIRAFLQQYGMLEIKFQRKMQAIGIDEVIEFNAIKAIGNNLDSEYFRDIFDEYDIDDVVYPIGIANRGNLLMLMTESGTFYRYTDGFLCKDGENIEEMLDCVVGECREPIYFE